Proteins found in one Arthrobacter pascens genomic segment:
- a CDS encoding glutathione peroxidase: MTSLHSISLTLNDGTETDFGRFKGNVVMVVNVASNCGLTPQYAGLETLYEKFQDRGFEILGVPCNQFAGQEPASDSEIAEFCERNFGVTFPLTVKANVRGQDQHPLYAELTKFKTGVLPGLVKWNFEKFLVSREGEVVARFAPTVEPDSAEVIDAIEKALH, encoded by the coding sequence GTGACATCCCTGCACTCCATTTCCCTCACCCTCAACGACGGCACCGAGACTGACTTCGGCCGGTTCAAGGGCAACGTGGTGATGGTGGTCAATGTGGCTTCCAACTGCGGATTAACGCCGCAGTACGCTGGGCTCGAGACGCTTTACGAAAAGTTCCAGGACCGCGGCTTCGAGATCCTGGGGGTCCCCTGCAACCAGTTTGCCGGCCAGGAACCGGCCAGTGACAGCGAGATCGCCGAGTTCTGCGAGCGGAACTTCGGCGTAACTTTCCCCCTGACGGTGAAGGCGAACGTACGCGGCCAGGACCAGCATCCGCTCTACGCTGAGCTGACCAAGTTCAAGACCGGTGTACTGCCCGGCCTGGTGAAGTGGAACTTCGAGAAGTTCCTGGTCAGCCGCGAGGGCGAGGTGGTGGCACGCTTCGCACCCACCGTCGAGCCGGACTCCGCCGAGGTCATCGATGCCATTGAGAAGGCCCTGCACTGA
- a CDS encoding DsbA family oxidoreductase, with the protein MKIEIWSDVACPWCYIGKRRFEAALAEFPHRDSVEVHWRSYQLDPSLPGHYDGTELDYLSTRKGMAPQQVSQMFDHVAAQAKGEGLDYRFDKVVVANSFTAHRLIHLAAAHGVQDAAKERLLSDHFEHGEDIGSREYLTALGGDLGLDAEDVAELFSTDKYADDVRSDFEEARALGISGVPFFVIDRKFGLSGAQPAETFTAALNQAWQETHPLVLVNTADGDSCGPDGCAV; encoded by the coding sequence ATGAAGATTGAGATCTGGTCAGACGTCGCGTGCCCGTGGTGCTACATCGGCAAACGCCGGTTCGAGGCCGCCCTTGCAGAATTCCCGCACCGTGACTCCGTGGAAGTCCACTGGCGCAGCTACCAGCTGGATCCCAGCCTGCCCGGACACTACGACGGCACCGAGCTGGATTACCTGAGCACCCGCAAGGGCATGGCCCCGCAGCAGGTCTCGCAGATGTTTGACCACGTGGCAGCCCAGGCCAAGGGCGAAGGCCTGGACTACCGCTTCGACAAAGTGGTGGTCGCCAACAGCTTCACCGCCCACCGCCTGATCCATCTCGCGGCCGCCCATGGCGTGCAGGACGCCGCCAAGGAACGCCTCCTCAGCGATCATTTCGAGCACGGCGAGGACATCGGCAGCCGGGAGTACCTCACAGCGCTGGGCGGGGATCTGGGCCTCGACGCCGAGGACGTCGCTGAGCTGTTCTCCACGGACAAGTACGCTGACGACGTCCGGTCCGATTTCGAGGAAGCCCGCGCCTTGGGCATCAGCGGTGTGCCGTTCTTTGTGATCGACCGCAAGTTCGGCCTGTCCGGCGCCCAGCCCGCCGAGACATTCACGGCGGCGCTCAACCAGGCGTGGCAGGAAACCCATCCCCTGGTGCTGGTCAACACCGCCGACGGCGACTCCTGCGGCCCCGACGGATGTGCCGTCTAG
- a CDS encoding glycosyltransferase family 4 protein encodes MRIGLIAGPWIPVPPVTYGGIERVADTLARGFMEAGHDVLLAAASDSRCPAPRVAGMRMSEPAEIGSTLSELSHIIRAYEGMQGVDIIHDHTLAGPFCPFRPPGVPVVTTIHGLLTPAAAEVYRAVGANTSIIAISRDQTSHAPDVPVTKVIHHGMELSTVPLGSGHGGYVCFVGRMCPDKGVLEAIQVARKARIPLKIAAKMREPEEVRYFQDVIRPLLGPNEEFLGELADADKYRLMGEAMAFLNPIQWSEPFGLVMIESLATGTPVVGTPIGSAPEIVEHGRTGYLAATDSLADLIPAAAGLSRAGCRASVEERFSAERMVADHLRLFAQLLQERDAPAVPDGISLHRNRLGA; translated from the coding sequence ATGCGGATAGGACTCATTGCAGGACCATGGATTCCTGTACCTCCAGTTACCTACGGCGGCATAGAGAGGGTGGCGGACACCCTCGCGCGCGGATTCATGGAGGCGGGCCACGACGTGCTATTGGCTGCCGCGTCGGACAGCCGGTGTCCGGCACCTCGCGTCGCCGGGATGCGCATGTCCGAGCCGGCCGAAATCGGCTCCACGCTCTCGGAACTGAGCCACATCATCAGGGCCTATGAAGGAATGCAAGGCGTGGACATCATCCACGACCACACCCTGGCCGGACCCTTCTGCCCCTTCCGGCCCCCCGGAGTCCCGGTGGTCACCACTATCCACGGGTTGCTCACGCCCGCGGCCGCGGAAGTCTACCGGGCAGTGGGCGCCAACACCTCAATCATCGCCATATCGCGCGATCAGACCTCCCATGCCCCTGATGTCCCGGTGACCAAGGTGATTCATCACGGAATGGAGCTGTCCACTGTTCCGCTGGGCTCCGGGCATGGTGGCTATGTGTGCTTTGTGGGCCGCATGTGTCCGGACAAGGGAGTGCTGGAAGCCATCCAGGTCGCGCGGAAAGCCCGGATTCCCCTCAAAATTGCTGCAAAGATGCGCGAGCCTGAGGAGGTCCGCTATTTTCAGGACGTCATCAGGCCGCTGCTGGGACCCAACGAAGAGTTCCTGGGGGAGCTCGCGGACGCGGATAAGTACCGACTTATGGGGGAAGCGATGGCCTTCCTCAATCCCATCCAGTGGTCTGAACCGTTCGGCCTGGTCATGATTGAATCCCTTGCCACCGGCACGCCCGTGGTGGGCACCCCGATCGGTTCGGCCCCTGAGATTGTGGAGCACGGACGGACAGGCTACCTGGCCGCCACGGACAGCCTGGCGGATCTTATTCCTGCCGCCGCAGGCCTGAGTAGGGCAGGGTGCCGTGCCAGTGTTGAGGAACGGTTCAGCGCTGAACGCATGGTTGCCGACCATCTTCGACTTTTTGCCCAGCTCCTTCAAGAGCGAGATGCTCCAGCGGTCCCGGATGGGATTTCCTTGCACCGGAATCGACTGGGCGCTTGA
- a CDS encoding Gfo/Idh/MocA family protein, translating to MTTAHTTPLEPTGTTRGNAPLGVAMIGYAFMGKAHSNAWRNVASYFDVPAFEQKVLVGRDPAGVAEAATKYGWAETATDWRAVIDRDDIQIVDICAPGWMHAEIAIAALEAGKHVLLEKPLANTLAEAEAMTAAAQAARAQGVQSMVGFNYRRVPALALAKELIAEGRLGTVRHVRAAYLQDWLADETAPMTWRLKKETAGSGALGDIASHAIDQVLFLLGDQVTEVSGRTHTFTTHRPGASGLEEVTVDDAAWATLSLASGAIASVEVSRVATGQKNSLKLEVYGEKGSLLFDLENLNELGFLDATVPVREQGFRRILVNEPEHPYLEAWWPQGHIIGWEHTFTHEIRDFLLAIDSGTGPSPSFEDGLAVQRILDAVEESAAAKSSIVQLAGRLAGTPFKTAPSEGA from the coding sequence ATGACGACGGCGCACACGACACCGCTGGAGCCCACCGGCACCACCCGCGGCAACGCCCCACTGGGCGTGGCGATGATCGGCTACGCCTTTATGGGCAAGGCCCACTCGAACGCGTGGCGGAACGTGGCCAGTTACTTCGACGTCCCGGCGTTTGAGCAGAAGGTCTTGGTGGGTCGGGATCCAGCCGGGGTTGCGGAAGCCGCCACGAAGTACGGATGGGCGGAGACCGCCACGGACTGGCGCGCGGTGATCGACCGCGACGATATCCAGATCGTGGACATCTGCGCCCCCGGCTGGATGCACGCCGAGATCGCCATAGCCGCACTCGAAGCGGGCAAGCACGTGCTGCTGGAAAAGCCGCTGGCCAACACCCTGGCCGAGGCCGAGGCCATGACCGCGGCCGCCCAGGCTGCCCGGGCACAGGGCGTGCAGTCCATGGTGGGGTTCAACTACCGGCGCGTCCCGGCCCTGGCGCTCGCGAAGGAACTGATCGCCGAGGGCCGGCTTGGAACCGTCCGGCACGTCCGCGCCGCCTACCTGCAGGACTGGCTCGCTGACGAAACGGCGCCCATGACCTGGCGACTGAAAAAGGAAACCGCCGGCTCCGGAGCGCTCGGAGACATCGCCTCGCACGCGATCGACCAGGTGCTGTTCCTACTCGGGGACCAGGTCACGGAGGTCTCCGGCCGGACGCACACGTTCACCACCCACCGCCCGGGGGCATCGGGCCTGGAGGAAGTGACCGTCGACGACGCCGCCTGGGCAACGCTGTCCCTCGCCTCCGGAGCAATCGCCTCAGTGGAGGTCTCCCGGGTGGCCACAGGCCAGAAGAACTCGTTGAAGCTGGAAGTCTACGGCGAGAAGGGCTCGCTACTCTTTGATCTGGAAAACCTCAACGAGCTCGGCTTCCTTGACGCCACCGTGCCCGTCCGCGAGCAGGGCTTCCGCCGGATACTGGTCAACGAGCCAGAGCACCCGTATCTTGAAGCGTGGTGGCCGCAGGGCCACATCATCGGCTGGGAGCACACCTTTACGCATGAGATCCGTGACTTCCTGCTGGCGATAGACAGCGGAACCGGGCCGTCGCCGTCGTTCGAGGACGGACTGGCCGTCCAGCGCATCCTGGATGCCGTCGAAGAATCCGCCGCCGCGAAAAGTTCCATCGTCCAACTGGCCGGCCGCCTGGCCGGCACCCCGTTCAAAACCGCCCCGTCCGAAGGAGCCTGA
- a CDS encoding carbohydrate ABC transporter permease: MIETRNFRILRNVVLTILSLWVAIPLYVVVSTSLKPLKDVAGLFQWIPREITASPYLDIWTTVPLAKYFQNSLIITVCATLCSVTVAVLAAYAIARLQFKGKRAFSLTVLSTQMFPGILFLLPLYLIFTQIRNLTGLQLQGSYLGLIITYMTFTLPFAIWMLSGYFASIPKELEEASMIDGTGRMGALIRVILPVAKPGIIAVAVYSFISAWGEVLFASVLTNETTKTLSLGLKAYASESDVFWNQLMAASVVVSLPVLIGFILVQKHLVAGLSSGAVK; encoded by the coding sequence ATGATTGAGACCCGCAACTTCCGCATTCTGAGGAATGTGGTCCTGACCATCCTGTCCCTCTGGGTGGCCATCCCCCTCTACGTGGTTGTGTCCACGTCACTGAAGCCACTCAAGGACGTCGCGGGATTGTTCCAGTGGATTCCCCGCGAAATCACTGCATCGCCGTACCTGGACATCTGGACCACCGTCCCGCTGGCCAAGTACTTCCAGAACAGCCTGATCATCACGGTCTGCGCAACGCTATGTTCGGTGACCGTAGCGGTCCTGGCCGCATACGCCATCGCGCGGCTGCAGTTCAAAGGCAAGCGGGCGTTCAGCCTGACAGTCCTATCGACCCAGATGTTCCCGGGCATCCTGTTCCTTCTCCCCCTGTACCTGATTTTCACCCAGATCCGGAACCTCACCGGGCTCCAGCTGCAGGGCTCCTACCTCGGGCTGATCATCACTTACATGACGTTCACCCTGCCGTTCGCCATCTGGATGCTGAGCGGATACTTCGCCTCCATCCCCAAGGAGCTCGAGGAAGCTTCCATGATCGACGGCACGGGCCGGATGGGCGCACTCATCCGCGTGATTCTGCCCGTCGCCAAACCAGGCATCATCGCGGTGGCGGTGTATTCGTTCATATCCGCGTGGGGAGAGGTCCTCTTTGCCTCCGTCCTGACGAATGAAACCACCAAGACGCTCTCGCTCGGGCTAAAAGCCTATGCGAGCGAGTCGGATGTGTTCTGGAACCAGCTCATGGCCGCCTCCGTAGTAGTCAGCCTGCCGGTGCTCATCGGCTTCATACTGGTGCAGAAGCATCTGGTAGCAGGCCTCTCATCCGGCGCCGTGAAGTAG
- a CDS encoding LytR C-terminal domain-containing protein produces the protein MAKKAKDAKILHGHHVVSGPELRAAFEDSGDSDDPVRLRRHVLHGVVLVLLLGLIVAAVLTAVAIMSGQIKIPTSERSEEPASTCPTTTFDYTPNDKINLNVFNSTSRPGLARTVADEFLARKFVVGAVANTEAGYRGIAAVVSGAAGQSAAFSVQRNLPGSDYFQDDRTDASVDVIVAGDYKELAAVDLVDQTPGRLSCPRESRRITDEEKWPVIPTAGATP, from the coding sequence ATGGCTAAGAAGGCCAAGGACGCCAAAATCCTGCATGGCCACCACGTTGTCAGCGGCCCGGAACTGAGGGCCGCGTTCGAGGATTCCGGGGATTCCGACGACCCCGTCAGGCTGCGCCGCCACGTGCTGCACGGCGTGGTTCTGGTCCTCCTGCTGGGCCTCATCGTCGCCGCCGTCCTCACGGCAGTGGCCATCATGAGCGGACAGATCAAGATCCCCACCTCGGAGCGCAGCGAAGAACCAGCCTCCACCTGTCCCACGACCACTTTTGACTACACCCCCAACGACAAGATCAATCTCAACGTCTTTAACTCCACCAGCCGGCCCGGTCTGGCCCGCACCGTGGCCGACGAATTCCTGGCACGTAAGTTCGTAGTTGGCGCGGTGGCCAACACGGAGGCCGGCTACCGGGGGATTGCGGCGGTGGTGTCAGGGGCGGCAGGGCAGTCGGCAGCGTTCAGCGTCCAGCGCAACCTGCCGGGCTCGGACTACTTTCAGGACGACCGGACGGACGCCAGCGTGGACGTGATCGTCGCCGGGGATTACAAGGAACTTGCGGCGGTGGACCTTGTGGACCAGACCCCGGGCCGGCTCAGCTGCCCGCGCGAAAGCCGCCGGATCACCGACGAGGAAAAGTGGCCGGTCATCCCGACGGCAGGCGCCACGCCCTGA
- a CDS encoding sugar phosphate isomerase/epimerase family protein — translation MPRPYTLFTGQWADLPFEEVARLASGWGYDGLEIAVSGDHLDAWRWDEPGYVESKLAVLEKHNLKVWAISNHLKGQAVCDDPIDFRHEAIVGAKVWGDGDPEGVRQRAAEEMKHTARLAKALGVDTVVGFTGSSIWQYVAMFPPVPEKVIDAGYQDFADRWNPILDVFDECGVRFAHEVHPSEIAYDYWTTVRTLEAIGHRPAFGLNWDPSHFMWQGIDPVSFIWDFKDRIYHVDCKDTKLRPTGRNTVMGSHLPWGDPRRGWDFVSAGRGDVPWESSFRALTAIGYNGPISVEWEDAGMDRLHGAPEALAALKKFDFPASNTSFDAAFSSKP, via the coding sequence ATGCCCCGCCCGTACACCCTGTTCACCGGCCAGTGGGCCGACCTCCCGTTCGAGGAAGTCGCGCGCCTGGCATCCGGCTGGGGTTATGACGGCCTGGAAATCGCCGTCTCCGGAGACCATCTGGACGCCTGGCGCTGGGACGAACCAGGCTATGTCGAGTCCAAGCTCGCTGTCCTGGAGAAGCACAACCTCAAGGTTTGGGCCATCTCCAACCACCTCAAGGGCCAGGCCGTGTGCGATGACCCCATCGACTTCCGCCACGAAGCCATCGTCGGGGCCAAAGTCTGGGGCGACGGCGACCCGGAAGGCGTCCGCCAGCGCGCCGCCGAGGAAATGAAGCACACCGCCCGGCTGGCCAAGGCACTGGGCGTGGACACCGTCGTCGGGTTCACTGGATCATCCATCTGGCAGTACGTGGCCATGTTCCCGCCCGTCCCGGAAAAAGTCATCGACGCCGGCTACCAGGACTTCGCGGACCGCTGGAACCCCATCCTGGACGTCTTCGACGAATGTGGCGTCCGTTTCGCCCACGAAGTCCACCCGTCCGAGATCGCGTACGACTACTGGACCACCGTCCGCACGCTCGAAGCCATCGGCCACCGCCCCGCGTTCGGCCTGAACTGGGATCCCTCGCACTTCATGTGGCAGGGCATCGACCCGGTCTCCTTCATCTGGGACTTCAAGGACCGGATCTACCATGTGGACTGCAAGGACACCAAGCTCCGTCCCACCGGCCGGAACACCGTCATGGGTTCGCACCTGCCTTGGGGCGACCCACGCAGGGGCTGGGACTTCGTCTCCGCGGGCCGCGGCGACGTGCCGTGGGAATCATCCTTCCGCGCCCTCACAGCGATCGGCTACAACGGACCCATCTCCGTGGAATGGGAAGACGCGGGCATGGACCGCCTCCACGGCGCCCCCGAAGCACTTGCCGCCCTGAAGAAGTTCGACTTCCCGGCCTCTAACACCTCCTTCGACGCGGCCTTCAGCTCCAAGCCCTAG
- a CDS encoding MarR family winged helix-turn-helix transcriptional regulator — translation MSTPKDRQLVDEWRSIQSAYFRTAGAIDRELEVRFDIGLNEFEILDLVADSVDSACRMKQLGERTPMTQSAMSKVVDRLQKAGLLTRQSCADDRRSLYLELTDAGRTLHASASAVHRSLLKENLG, via the coding sequence ATGTCAACACCTAAGGACCGTCAGCTCGTTGACGAGTGGCGAAGCATCCAAAGCGCCTATTTCCGCACGGCGGGCGCCATCGACCGCGAGCTTGAAGTCCGATTTGATATCGGGCTTAACGAGTTCGAAATCCTGGACCTCGTGGCCGACAGTGTTGACTCGGCCTGCCGGATGAAGCAGCTGGGGGAGCGGACTCCGATGACGCAGAGTGCCATGTCCAAGGTGGTTGACAGGCTGCAGAAAGCAGGCCTGCTGACACGCCAGTCGTGTGCCGATGACCGCCGCTCGTTGTATCTGGAACTGACCGACGCCGGGCGTACCCTGCATGCCAGCGCTTCGGCTGTGCACCGTTCGCTCCTCAAGGAAAACCTGGGTTGA
- a CDS encoding type II toxin-antitoxin system VapB family antitoxin produces MIFKAVGEGRPYPDHGYNTPKEWASLPPRPVRLDELVTTKRTLDLEALLAEDSTFFGDLFPHVVQYQGTLYLEDGLHRAVRTALHQRTAIHARVLVLNG; encoded by the coding sequence GTGATATTCAAAGCTGTGGGCGAGGGACGCCCTTACCCCGACCATGGTTACAACACGCCCAAAGAGTGGGCCTCGCTGCCGCCGCGCCCCGTCCGGCTGGACGAACTGGTGACCACCAAACGCACGTTGGACCTTGAAGCGCTGCTGGCTGAGGACTCCACTTTTTTCGGGGACCTCTTTCCTCACGTGGTGCAGTATCAGGGAACGCTGTACCTAGAGGACGGGCTCCACCGCGCGGTCCGCACGGCCTTGCATCAACGCACCGCCATTCACGCCCGAGTGCTGGTCCTCAATGGCTAA
- a CDS encoding GNAT family N-acetyltransferase, translating into MTHTIRKAATDDAGPLAELAAVTFPLACPPSSSPEDIAAHLANTLTERHFQGYLMNPDITVLVIDDDGRLRGYSLLVHRPAEDMEVASMLTFRPSTELSKCYVHPEHHGLGAAAELMQASLQSAAESGAGVWLGVNNENARALRFYEKSGFRQVGTKTFRLGSTLEHDFVMERAVP; encoded by the coding sequence ATGACCCATACCATCCGCAAGGCAGCAACGGACGACGCCGGCCCGCTCGCCGAGCTGGCGGCCGTCACCTTCCCGCTGGCCTGCCCGCCGTCGTCGTCGCCTGAGGACATTGCCGCCCACTTGGCGAACACGCTCACCGAAAGGCATTTCCAGGGCTACCTGATGAATCCGGACATCACGGTGCTGGTGATCGACGACGACGGCCGGCTCCGCGGCTACAGCCTCCTGGTACACCGCCCGGCGGAAGACATGGAGGTGGCCTCGATGTTGACGTTCAGGCCTTCCACAGAGCTCAGCAAGTGCTACGTCCACCCGGAGCACCACGGACTGGGTGCAGCAGCAGAGCTGATGCAAGCCAGCCTTCAGTCCGCGGCTGAATCCGGGGCCGGCGTGTGGCTGGGCGTCAACAACGAAAACGCCCGGGCCTTGCGCTTCTATGAGAAGTCAGGCTTTCGCCAGGTGGGAACCAAGACTTTCCGGTTGGGAAGCACCCTTGAACACGACTTCGTGATGGAGCGTGCAGTCCCCTAG
- a CDS encoding TetR/AcrR family transcriptional regulator, translating into MPRISAASNAAQRAETQRRILRAFGELLFTHGLPGLTMTDVARHAGVGRTAVYNYYADIEELLISYALDETERFLSELRDALNRLDNPVDRLALYVRAQVEDLSRRHLPPGPAMAAVMSPSSFAKLADHVGELSILLQGILRDGMDQGYLPEADIGQQAQLIHGTLSSSAARGSDEPQELKARIDRTVRFIQLGAGATFDDDGRPVRAGQFPVVAG; encoded by the coding sequence ATGCCCAGGATTTCGGCGGCCAGCAACGCCGCGCAACGTGCCGAGACCCAGCGCCGCATCCTCAGGGCCTTTGGCGAGCTGTTGTTTACCCACGGCCTGCCCGGACTGACCATGACGGACGTCGCGCGGCATGCCGGGGTAGGGCGGACTGCGGTCTACAACTACTACGCGGACATCGAAGAACTCCTCATCTCGTATGCCCTGGATGAGACCGAGCGGTTCCTCTCCGAGCTCCGGGATGCCCTGAACCGCTTGGACAATCCGGTGGACCGGCTGGCGCTCTACGTGCGCGCCCAGGTGGAGGACCTCAGCCGCCGCCACCTCCCGCCCGGACCGGCCATGGCAGCGGTGATGTCGCCGTCGTCCTTTGCCAAACTGGCTGACCACGTGGGCGAGCTCAGCATCCTGCTGCAGGGCATCCTGCGCGACGGTATGGATCAGGGGTACTTGCCCGAAGCGGACATCGGCCAACAGGCGCAGCTGATCCACGGCACCCTCTCCTCCAGTGCGGCCCGCGGCAGCGACGAGCCTCAGGAGCTCAAAGCCCGGATCGACCGTACGGTGCGTTTCATCCAATTGGGTGCGGGCGCAACGTTCGACGACGACGGCCGGCCCGTGCGCGCCGGTCAGTTTCCTGTAGTGGCTGGCTGA
- a CDS encoding phosphodiesterase, producing the protein MEHIEAEHPRPRHFLLHLSDPHLMGGPDPLYGVVDSEARLIQLFEEVRASGAKPEAVIFTGDLADKGDPEAYAKLRAIVDPACEELGAKVIWAMGNHDNRANFRTALLGQPGSDAPVDLSYFVNGLRVITMDTSVPGFHHGELSESQLDWLSQELETPAPDGTILALHHPPVPSVLDLSVLVELRDQARLAAVLRNSDVRTILAGHLHYSTTASFAGIPVSVASATCYTQDLNVPVGGTRGRDGGQAFNLVHVYEHTIVHSVVPLGATPPVGEYVTPEETAGRLAAAGVRIPETARPEGAKVGSRQPASVP; encoded by the coding sequence ATGGAGCACATCGAGGCCGAACACCCCCGGCCACGCCACTTCCTACTCCACCTGAGCGATCCCCACCTGATGGGAGGCCCAGACCCCCTATATGGCGTTGTTGACAGCGAAGCCAGGCTCATCCAGCTCTTCGAGGAGGTTCGCGCCTCCGGAGCCAAACCGGAGGCCGTGATCTTCACGGGAGACCTTGCAGACAAAGGCGATCCTGAGGCGTACGCCAAACTCCGTGCCATCGTGGATCCAGCCTGCGAGGAGCTCGGCGCCAAGGTCATCTGGGCAATGGGAAACCATGACAACCGCGCAAACTTCCGCACGGCGCTGCTGGGCCAGCCCGGCAGCGACGCCCCAGTTGACCTCAGTTACTTCGTCAACGGCCTCCGGGTCATCACCATGGACACCTCCGTCCCGGGGTTCCACCACGGCGAGCTGAGTGAATCACAGCTGGACTGGTTAAGCCAGGAACTGGAAACCCCGGCTCCGGACGGCACCATCCTGGCACTTCACCACCCACCCGTTCCGTCGGTCCTGGACCTGTCCGTGCTGGTGGAGCTGCGCGACCAGGCCAGGCTCGCGGCCGTCCTCCGTAATTCCGACGTCCGCACCATCCTGGCCGGGCACCTGCATTATTCGACGACGGCCAGTTTTGCGGGCATTCCGGTCTCTGTTGCCTCCGCCACCTGCTACACACAGGACCTCAACGTTCCCGTCGGCGGGACCCGCGGGCGTGATGGCGGCCAGGCGTTCAACCTGGTGCACGTCTACGAGCACACCATCGTGCATTCGGTGGTCCCGCTGGGCGCAACGCCCCCGGTAGGGGAATATGTCACCCCGGAGGAGACCGCCGGGCGCCTTGCGGCAGCGGGTGTCCGGATTCCGGAGACGGCGCGGCCCGAGGGTGCCAAAGTGGGCTCACGTCAGCCCGCTAGCGTGCCGTAG
- a CDS encoding stealth family protein — translation MVEDLLFLRNVLAGAGLDYLLVRGNNDRPVIALDWKDRKKLRAALVEACRHEPVYSMTVDAKKKSSVLVADGELSPNRQARIFRLYRPRVEPNGGFEFGSSAGVQLELWSFEGAELILPIENSLTRRTMLSQDAVRGTVERYGHTWPTIENMFADHASDISFDIDLVFSWVDGSSPEYVAARRAQMQGVVLGEGDDHEARFRQINELKYALRSIYMFAPWIRRIFIATDSPAPAWLAEHPSVTIVRSEEFFSDPSVLPTHNSQAVECQLHNIDGLSEHFLYSNDDMFFGRPVGPDMFFTPGGITKFIEAETRIGLGDNDAERSGFENAARVNRKLLWNRFGRITTRHLEHTAAPLRRSVVARMEREFPEEFKKTAASRFRAADNISVTNSFYHYYALLTGRAVTQTAARVRYVDTTFRAGLNYLPKLLAKRNMDFFCLNDGSFPEVPADERAQLVTEFLENYFPIKAPWEI, via the coding sequence ATGGTGGAAGATCTGCTGTTCCTCCGGAATGTGCTGGCGGGCGCAGGCCTGGACTACCTGCTGGTCCGGGGTAACAACGATCGCCCTGTCATTGCCCTGGACTGGAAAGACCGGAAGAAGCTCCGCGCCGCCCTCGTGGAAGCCTGCCGCCATGAACCCGTCTACTCCATGACGGTTGACGCCAAGAAGAAGTCTTCAGTCCTGGTTGCCGATGGAGAGCTCTCCCCCAACCGGCAGGCGCGCATCTTCCGCCTGTACCGGCCTCGTGTCGAGCCCAACGGCGGCTTCGAGTTTGGCTCCTCGGCCGGTGTGCAGCTGGAACTGTGGAGCTTTGAGGGCGCCGAATTGATCCTGCCCATCGAGAATTCGCTCACCCGGCGCACCATGCTCAGCCAGGACGCCGTCCGCGGAACGGTGGAACGATACGGCCACACCTGGCCCACCATCGAGAACATGTTTGCTGACCATGCCAGCGACATCAGCTTCGACATCGACCTGGTGTTCTCCTGGGTGGACGGCAGCTCGCCCGAGTACGTCGCAGCCCGCCGGGCGCAGATGCAAGGCGTGGTGCTGGGCGAAGGGGACGACCATGAGGCCAGGTTCCGGCAGATCAACGAGCTCAAGTACGCCCTGCGCTCCATTTACATGTTCGCCCCGTGGATCCGGCGGATCTTCATCGCCACCGACTCCCCCGCGCCGGCCTGGCTCGCCGAGCACCCGTCGGTGACCATCGTCCGCAGCGAGGAATTCTTCTCTGACCCGTCGGTACTGCCCACCCACAATTCGCAGGCCGTGGAATGCCAGCTCCACAACATTGACGGGCTCTCCGAGCACTTCCTGTACTCCAACGACGACATGTTTTTTGGGCGCCCGGTGGGCCCGGACATGTTCTTCACCCCGGGAGGCATTACCAAGTTCATCGAAGCCGAAACCCGTATAGGCCTCGGAGACAACGACGCGGAGCGCAGCGGCTTCGAGAACGCTGCGCGGGTTAACCGCAAGTTGCTGTGGAACCGCTTCGGCCGGATCACCACCCGGCACCTCGAGCACACCGCGGCCCCGCTCCGGCGCAGCGTTGTTGCCAGGATGGAACGCGAGTTCCCGGAAGAATTCAAAAAGACGGCGGCCAGCCGGTTCCGGGCCGCGGACAATATCTCCGTCACGAACTCGTTCTACCACTACTACGCCCTGCTCACAGGACGTGCCGTCACGCAGACTGCTGCAAGGGTGCGCTATGTGGACACGACTTTCCGCGCCGGGCTGAACTACCTGCCCAAGCTGCTGGCCAAACGGAACATGGACTTCTTCTGCCTCAATGACGGCAGCTTCCCCGAAGTCCCCGCAGACGAGCGGGCGCAGCTGGTCACCGAGTTCCTGGAGAACTATTTCCCCATCAAGGCACCCTGGGAAATCTGA